From a single Adhaeribacter swui genomic region:
- a CDS encoding peptidylprolyl isomerase: MKTAEIKTAKGVMKVEFYEKDAPKTVKNFIDLAQKGFYDGLTFHRVIPDFVIQGGCPNSREGAKGMPGTGGPGYKIDCELTGDNQYHDRGVLSMAHAGRNTGGSQFFICHSRNNTAHLDRNHTCFGKVVEGLEVIDQIKAGDRIEKIEIQETA, translated from the coding sequence ATGAAAACGGCGGAAATAAAAACTGCAAAAGGGGTGATGAAAGTGGAATTCTACGAAAAGGATGCACCCAAAACAGTTAAGAACTTTATTGACTTAGCGCAAAAAGGCTTTTATGATGGTTTAACCTTTCACCGCGTTATTCCGGATTTTGTAATTCAGGGTGGTTGCCCTAATTCCCGCGAAGGGGCAAAAGGCATGCCCGGTACTGGCGGACCTGGCTACAAAATTGATTGCGAATTAACCGGCGATAATCAATACCACGATCGCGGCGTTTTATCAATGGCGCACGCCGGCCGCAATACCGGAGGTTCTCAATTTTTTATCTGCCACAGCCGCAACAACACGGCTCACTTAGACCGAAACCATACTTGCTTTGGTAAAGTGGTAGAAGGCCTGGAAGTAATTGACCAAATCAAAGC
- the rsgA gene encoding ribosome small subunit-dependent GTPase A — protein MKGLVMKSTGSWYQVRTEDGTLYRCRLRGKIKLKDLKVSNPVAVGDKVEFDLEDAGENTGTIHHIAERENYIIRKSTHKTAHSHIIAANIDRAFLVVTLVSPRTSFGFIDRFLITAEAYDIPVTIIYNKSDLYDAETAQYQQQVLRMYEQINYPGVICSTVSGQGIPEIKDLLAGQKILFSGHSGVGKSTLINHLAPGLELKTTEISDYSDKGKHTTTYAEMFEISPETFIIDTPGIKELGLVDIEKEELGYFFPEIRERLNQCKYYNCLHINEPGCAVLQDLKAGKISLTRYESYRGIIAETDNRR, from the coding sequence ATGAAAGGATTAGTAATGAAATCGACGGGTTCGTGGTACCAGGTGCGCACCGAAGATGGTACCCTGTACCGCTGCCGCTTACGGGGTAAGATAAAATTAAAAGATTTAAAAGTAAGCAACCCGGTAGCGGTGGGCGATAAAGTAGAATTTGATTTGGAAGACGCCGGTGAAAATACAGGTACCATTCACCATATTGCGGAACGCGAAAACTACATTATCCGGAAATCTACCCACAAAACGGCTCACTCGCACATTATTGCCGCCAACATCGACCGCGCTTTTTTGGTGGTAACGTTGGTGTCGCCGCGTACTTCTTTTGGGTTTATCGACCGTTTTTTAATAACCGCCGAAGCTTACGATATTCCGGTTACCATTATTTACAATAAATCTGATTTATACGATGCCGAAACAGCGCAGTACCAGCAACAGGTATTGCGCATGTACGAACAAATTAATTATCCCGGCGTTATTTGCTCTACGGTTTCAGGGCAGGGAATTCCGGAAATTAAAGATTTGCTGGCGGGGCAAAAAATATTGTTCTCGGGCCATTCCGGCGTTGGTAAATCTACTTTAATCAACCACCTGGCTCCGGGCTTAGAGCTGAAAACTACCGAAATTTCTGATTATTCAGATAAGGGCAAACATACCACTACCTACGCCGAAATGTTTGAGATATCACCAGAAACGTTTATTATTGATACGCCCGGTATTAAAGAATTAGGTTTGGTAGACATTGAAAAAGAAGAACTCGGTTACTTTTTTCCGGAAATCCGGGAACGGCTTAATCAATGTAAATACTACAATTGCTTGCACATTAACGAGCCGGGGTGCGCGGTTTTGCAGGACTTAAAAGCCGGCAAAATTTCGCTTACCCGCTACGAAAGCTACCGCGGTATTATTGCCGAAACCGATAACCGGCGCTAG